The Streptomyces sp. WZ-12 genome segment ACGGTGGCCGCCTCCTGGTCCAAGCTGAACGGCTCGTTCTCCTCGATCGAGCGTGGTGTTCGTGGGGTGCAGTCGCAGTTCCAGTCGTCGGCCTCGGCCATCAAGAGCGCCTGGGGCAACGCCATGAGCTTCGTGACCAGCTCCACCAGGAGCGCGGTGAACGGCCCGTACAACGGCGGTGCTGTGGCCATGCTGGGGCAGATGGCGAAGCTCGCCGGCACCGGCAATCCCCTCAAGCCCGTGCACTTCGCTACGGGTGGCGTGGTGCCCGGTTACGCCCCTGGTGTGGACACGGTTCCGGCCGTGCTCAGTCCAGGGGAAGGGATCCTTCGTCCGGAGGTGGTTCGTGCCCTGGGCGCCGAGACGATCCACGCGTGGAACGCTGCCGCCAGGAGCGGGGGCAACATGTTCGCCAATGGCGGTGTCGTCGGCGAGAAGGCTCCGTTGAGCCTCACCGTGGACGGCGGTGGCTGGGTCAATCAGCACAAGAACGACCCGTACAAGGGCTATTCGGATGCTCTGACTGCCGGCTGGAAGGCCGTGATCAATCCCGCTCTGGACAAGATCTCTGCTGCCTTCGGGACGGTGGGCCACATCCAGAAGGGCATGTTCGCCAAGACTCAGCCGATGGCGTCGAAGTGGGCCCAGTACATCGATGCCCACACGGCTCTTGCGGCTACCCAGTCCGCCAAGAACGCGATTGCTGTTGAGCGGTCGAGGTCTGAGTCTGGGTCGGCGAGTTGGTACAACCTCTGCGAGATGAATGCTGAGACGGCCTGGGGTCTCTCCGGCCTGTACCCCTCTGCGGCTGCCGCTTACCGGGCTTCCGGTGCTACCCGCGGGGACAAGAACATTCCTCCGGGTGCTGCCGTGTACTGGCCCAACATCGGTGGGGCCTTCGGGCACATCGCCCTCGCGGACACGACTCCGGGCTACGTGTGGTCGAACGATGTGCTCCGTAGGGGCTGCATTGACCGCGTGCCGATCTCCGCCATCGAACAGGGATGGGGTGCCGGCGTCGGCTACTGGGCACCGCGGATCGGCTCCCACACCATCAACGTCATGGGCGGTGGCTCCGGTGGGGGTCACTTCAACCCGTGGCCTGGCTCGCTGGTCACTCCCGACGGTGTCCTGCCGTACACGGGTGGCGGTGGCGTCCATGCGTCGCCGGCTAAGGCCAAGGGCATTGCTGTGGCCATGCTGAAGTCCCTCGGGTGGGATTCGCAGTTCTCTGCTCTTGAGCAGATGTGGACCAACGAATCCGGTTGGCGCTGGAATGCCACCAACCCCAGCTCCGGGGCCTACGGCATCCCTCAGTCGCTTCCTGGTTCAAAGATGGCTTCGGCCGGCTCCGACTGGCGTGACAACGCGGCCACTCAGATCCAGTGGGGCCTTAGCTACATCAAGGAGCGTTACGGGGATCCGGCTAAGGCTTGGCGGTTCTGGCAGGCGAACCACTGGTACGAGAAGGGCACCAAGTCCGCTCGTCCTGGTCTCGCCCTGGTGGGCGAGCGAGGCCCTGAGTTGGTGTCCTTCAAGGGCGGCGAGCGGGTCTACAACAACAGTGAGACAGAGCAGATGCTCGGTGGCCGCGGCGGCACCACCATCACGATCAATGCGGCTCCGGACGTTCCTACGGAGCAATCACTGATGAGGGCTATGGATCGTGCAGCGATGATGCACGGCATGCTCTGGGGCTAAGAAATCAAGGTTGGGGAGGCTGGTCTTCGGACTGGCCTCCCCTCCTTTATGGAAGGAAGTCGCCTTGAACGGTGAATACACAATCTATGTCCGCGACAAGGACATGAACATTGTCGGCATGGTGGATGACTACAAAGAGTTCACTGCGACTCTTCAGTTCTGCGATGTGGGTACGTGGCAACTCAAGATTTCGTGTGCATCGCAGCACGCGAAGTTGTTCCAGCCCAATACGGGCATTGTGGTGCACCGTAAGGGCGTCGATCGAGTCTTGTTTTCCGGCACTGTTACGGGCATCCAGAAGTATTGGACGGTGGATGAGGATTCCGGACCGGGTGCTCTGATCGTTACCGGCTATGACGACAACTACATAGCCAAGTACCACGTCTGTTATCCGGATCCGTTGCAGCCTATCTCTCATCAGGACTGGGACACTGACGCCAACACCGACTTTCCCTCTTCACGTGCTCTTGAGGGTCTGATCAGCGCTAACGCCGGCTACGACTCGAAGTCTTCCCCTTTCCGTGTTCCTGCCGGCTATGACACTCCTGGTGATGGGAGACAAGATTGGCCGTACGACACTTTCGGCGATCCAGTTCCTTACAGTGTCCGCTATGACAACCTGCTAGATGCTGTGAAGCCTATTGCCACTAAGAGTGGGATTGGTTGGCGTAACGCCTACGATCATCAGGATCGGAAGATCAGGCTTGAATGTTGGGAGGTTAAGGACCTTTCCAAGCTGGTGAGGTTCAGCCCGGAGATCGGCAATCTTAAAGAGTTCGTGTACTCGATGAACGCCCCGAAGTGTACGAGGGCTGTCATTGGCGCCCGCGGCGAGGCGCATCTTCGCTATGTCGAGTCGTACACGAATGCGGAGGCCGAGGAGGCCGAGAAGTTTTGGGGCATTGTCGCCGAGCAGTTCTTTGACGCTACCGATGTGCCGATCATGCGGGATGCCAAGGCCCCCTGGAGCGACCCCATCATTGATCCGAACTACACGGGTCAAGGTGACATGAATCTGGATAAGGCACTGTCCATGATTCACCAGAAGGGCGATACTCACCTGAGGGAGAACGGGCCTAGCAGCAATCTTCAGCTCTACCCGCTCGATACGCCGCAGTGCATGTTCGGTCGTGACTGGTGGATCGGCGACATCGTCTCTTGCATCATCGATGGTGACGTGCATTCCGATCCGGTCACCAAGGTGACGATCTCCGATTCCGCTAGCGGCACTTCCCTCACTGTTTCCCTTGGTGCTCAGGGTACGACCGCGTCCGCGAATGTGTACACAGAGATTCAGTCCTTGTGGAGGCAATTGAACGAACTCAAGTCGAGACGATGACCTATGCCTATTCCTGCAACATACGACTACTTCCCCGACCACGGCGGGGGCGGCGATAAGCAAAAGTACAATCCGGTTACCTGGCCGCACACGTTCGTCACGTGGTCTGGCAGTGACGGCAGGATCATCCCCCTTACTGGCGACCTTACCTGTAGGGACAATCCCGCCGGCATCGGAATCATGTGGGGCCCGCAGGCTTTCGACATGCCTTCGTATGACGTGAAGTCCGACGCCATCCCGAACATGGACGGTTCGCTCTTCAAGTCAGCACGGGCCACTAGTCGAGACATCACGATCCCGATCCGCATTCAGGCCCTGGACCGCAAGTCTCTCATTGCGTTGAAGCAGTACCTTTTCCATTCCCTTAACCCGCTCAGAGGCCCCGGTCGGATTACCGTGACCGAGGGCGACGGCCATCCACGGCACCTTGAGTGCTATTACGTCGATGGCGCCCAGGGAAACGAGGGTCGAGACCAGGCTGGCTTCTACTGGATAACCTATGCCCTCGTCTTCCGCGCCATGGATCCCTACTGGTATGCGAACCGGCACGATCAGGTCGAGTGGCACATCTACAAGGACGACGCTAAGCCCTTCCTCTCCGAACACTTCCTTCCGCTTCAGGTAGGCGCCACCGGATTCAAGCCCGGTGACCCTGTGACGGTCACGAATGACTCGTCTCTCGACTGCTGGCCCGTGTGGACCGTTGAAGGCCCCATCTCATCCATGGCAGTAAAGAACCTGACCACAGGCGAGTCTTTTGACTTCCTGGACAACTTCACTATTCAGGTAGGGGAAAAAGCCACGATCGACACCACCCCTGGAGTGAAGTCAGTGATCCTCAGGGACAAGACGGGGGAAGAGAATCTTTGGCCGCAGGTAAAGCCTGCTAGCGCTATGTGGTCCCTCATCCCCGGGGACAACCAGATAACCATTACCGGCGCCGAGCCGGGAGACGCAACGGTTGTTCGCGTCACCTATGTTCCTCGATACCTTTCTTACTCTGGAGGCTGACTATCATGCCTAGTTTCGATGCCCCTAACGGTCAAGGATCTGAGTATTCCTGGCCTTTCAGCGACGGCAAGGGAACTGCTGTCGATCAGGCTAAGTGGCAGGACATGGCGGCACGCATGACGTACACCGCCGTCTCGGGCAAGCTTGGTGATGCTGCTCTTCAAGTTTCCATATCGAAGGCCGGCACTCCCCCGTCTGTCGATGTCGCTCCGGGTGAAGCCATGGTCCGTGGCTTCTGCTACAAGACCGACGGTGTGACCGTGCAGCTCAAGGACAACTCGCGTACCCCGCAGCCTCGCTTGGACACGATCGTTCTTCGCCTGGACATGGCGAACAACAACATCTCCGCAACGTCGTTGATGGGTGCTCCGGCCGAGGACCCTAAGCCTGCTGAACTCAAACGGGAACAAGGCGGCGTCTGGGACTTCCCCATTGCCTATGTGCTGCTCAAGAAGTCGTCTAACGAGATCGCGGAGATTGCGGATCTCCGCATCTTCTCTGATGGCGGCAACCTTCCGCAGGCGTACGACCCGTCTAAGGCTGATGTGGAGCCTAACCCGGGTGATCTCCTGTTCATGCGTGAGGCGAAGAGCGGTTACGAGAGTTTCGTTTCGTACTCGAACCGCGGCGGTTGGGCCATCAACGAAGACATCGGCAAGTACCGCACGTATAAGCCGAACCTGAACTATGCCTCGGTTGACTCTCCTAAGCCTGAGACCAAGGGGCACTGGAAGTGGATTTCACAGAACACCGTCTACTTCTGCGCGAACATCACCAACAACGACAACACGCGGAACATTGTTGCCGGCGGCCAGCAGACCTACATGAACGTGGATCTGCCCGTTAAGGCCCGCGGGGGCATGTTCCAGCTCGTGAACGCGACCCTGTTCAACAACTCCGACCGTGCCGAGAGTGAAGACAACTACTACATCGGCAACGCCTACTTGTCTGGAGGAAGCACCTGCCAGCCGGTCTTCCCGAATGTCAACAACTACAGGGCTATGGGTGACTGGCTCACCAAGATTCCGCACAACGCCGCGGTGTTCATCAGCGGCGTGTACGAGGCCGACCAGTTCCGAGAGGGGAACAGCTAATGCCTGTGCACACCTTTGGTGGCACCACCGATGCCGCTGCCGAGGACATGGAAGGCAACCGTCTCCCGAACCATAAGGGAGACGTGTACGACGGGGCCGGCGAGGACGCCCAGAAGGTCACAGACCTACGTGACATGGACGGCCACCACATCGAGTTCGTCACCTCGGACCAAAACGGCATGGTCCCGATGTTCCAGGGACCTGACGGCTACACGGAACTCTGGGTGGACTTCGGCCCCGGCAAGTACGGCCTCATACCTGTAGACACCGCTGCGGGCCTTGAGGAGCACGTGACGGCCGCCGACCCGCACAAGTCGAAGCAGTACACGGACGAGCAGCTGAGGCACTACGTCCACAACGACAGCTCCAACGTCATGGACGTGTCCGGCCTCGACGGCTGGCTGAAGCCCAAGATCAGTGGAACCTCCAGCTCGATGATCCTCGCCGCTAATGGCGACGATGACTGTTCGTGGAATGTCCGGCAGGACGGTTCCATGGAGGCCAAGGCGAAGGGCGGCGTCGATGGCATCAAGTATGTGGTTGACGCCAACAAGGCTGCCTTCGTTGCTTCTTCTCGGGAGTCCGGTAAGGCCACAGCCCAGATCAACGGTGATGGTTCGGCTTCGTTCACTGGGCCGGTGAGTGCCCCGAACATCGGCGGCGTCCGAGTCTTCTCCGGGGCGAAGGCGCCCACCAATCCTCAGATCGGTGACGTGTGGGTGCAGCTCGCTACCGATACCCCTAAGGGGAGCGATGGGTAACAGGCTTCTCTTCTATGACGGGGTCATCTGGAACCAGACTGAAGCTCAGGTCTATGACGATCAGAGTCAGTGGGCCGACGCCACCTCGTATGCGGTGTGGGATGGGGCGGAGTGGATGACCGCCCTGCCGGCTCCCGTCGAGTTCCCGCAGCCTTCCAAGCAGACGCATGGAAGCTTCGAGGGCGTTGATGTCGCAACACTCAGCCTCCCTGACGGCATGCGCCTCGGCGAGACCGTGGTGTCGGTGTGTGCCTCGTACGGGGACCAGGATCCGGCACCACCCGGCGGCCTGGGCCTGGTGGAGCTGCTTCCTGTCAGGGCCTCCGAGGGCGTGACGCTGGATCCGACGAAGCTCCACTTGCAGGCCAGCATGTTCATGTGGGAGCCGTCCAAGGGCAGTTCAGTGTCCTGGCGGGTGTCTGGCCAGCGGGACACGAACGCCGTCGTCATGAACCTCGTGTACCGGGACACCGACACGACGAAGATTCCGGCGAAGCCGATCGCCCGCTATGACACGGCCGAGAAGGCCGACGAGATCGAGTTGCCGGCTTCCTCTGACTACACGTCTCTCTACGTTGCCCTGGCCCTCGCCAGTGACCTCACCAATGGCATCTGGCCTGAGGGCTTCACGTCCAAGTATGAGGAGTTTGGGACGTTCGGCGAGGACAAGGTGCACATGTTGGCGGCTCACACGGTGGGCTCTAAGGCATCCCCCGGAAAGCTCCTCCTGGATTCGACAGTGGATGAAGTCGCGGTTGCCCTGATCACTGTTCCCGGCATGGAGAATCCGGACCATAAGGGTGTGTGGATTCTTGGTGATGGTGAGCGTTCGACGCTCGGCACTACGACGGTTCTTCAGTAGGAGGAGATAATGCCTGTTCCTGAGATTCTTGATTGGGAAGAGCGCGAGATCATTGTCCCGGACAAGATGAATTCACAGATCCGGGACATGCAAGCATATTTCGGCAACCGGCCATGGTTTCACATCATGATGCCGGACCAGGAGGTGAAGGATTGCCAGAAGTTCCCCGCGGGCGCCGACAATCAGTTCATTAAGTGGCCTGGTCCTGGACGTGAGCATGGAGGGTGGAAGATTCGGGATGACCGTTCGGCTTTCATTGTTCCCGAGGATGGCGTCTATTTCGTTTACGCCAACGCGGGTGCGGCCCCTTTGAAGGGCCCATCCCCCACCAATATTCCGGTGATCTATCTGACCATCGTGAAGGACGGTACGGATTTCTCGTCCACTGCCGTCTCATGCCCAATGCAAAATGAAGTCACGACTACGCACGGTGTTCTTGTGGAGTGCAAGAAGGGGACTGTGCTGCAAGCCGAGATTTTCGCAATGAAGAAAGCCGGGATTGATTTCCGCATCGAGAACCAGGGCCAGCTTTGCACCTTCGGCGCTTTCAAGGTTTCCGAAGGGGATCTCACAGGGCCTTGTGAGCCGATACCCGGATTGAAGCGTGATTGGAAGGATGGGGAGCACCTAGACACCGTTCTCTGGCAGGAGCAGACAACTGGTGTTAGTAGGTCCCTGCTGGGTATGCCTCGTTTTCAACTTCGTGGAACGAAGAATCGCAACTATCCCCAAAATGGTTTCGAGGACATTCACTGGAGCACGGAAAATATTCGACACAGTGGGGGCTGGGAGTGGAATGAGGATGCCTCTACCATCACCGTCCCCGAGACTGGCATCTATGTTGTTTCTTCACACGCCTCGATCAATGCGCCGAATGTGGACTTGCATTGTAATTTCAACTTCTACATGAAGCTTAACGATGACCGTGTCGCCCTGTCACAAGGGGGTGCACATCGTAAGAATTATCTGCATAGTCGCGCC includes the following:
- a CDS encoding Gp37-like protein translates to MNGEYTIYVRDKDMNIVGMVDDYKEFTATLQFCDVGTWQLKISCASQHAKLFQPNTGIVVHRKGVDRVLFSGTVTGIQKYWTVDEDSGPGALIVTGYDDNYIAKYHVCYPDPLQPISHQDWDTDANTDFPSSRALEGLISANAGYDSKSSPFRVPAGYDTPGDGRQDWPYDTFGDPVPYSVRYDNLLDAVKPIATKSGIGWRNAYDHQDRKIRLECWEVKDLSKLVRFSPEIGNLKEFVYSMNAPKCTRAVIGARGEAHLRYVESYTNAEAEEAEKFWGIVAEQFFDATDVPIMRDAKAPWSDPIIDPNYTGQGDMNLDKALSMIHQKGDTHLRENGPSSNLQLYPLDTPQCMFGRDWWIGDIVSCIIDGDVHSDPVTKVTISDSASGTSLTVSLGAQGTTASANVYTEIQSLWRQLNELKSRR
- a CDS encoding phage distal tail protein, which translates into the protein MPSYDVKSDAIPNMDGSLFKSARATSRDITIPIRIQALDRKSLIALKQYLFHSLNPLRGPGRITVTEGDGHPRHLECYYVDGAQGNEGRDQAGFYWITYALVFRAMDPYWYANRHDQVEWHIYKDDAKPFLSEHFLPLQVGATGFKPGDPVTVTNDSSLDCWPVWTVEGPISSMAVKNLTTGESFDFLDNFTIQVGEKATIDTTPGVKSVILRDKTGEENLWPQVKPASAMWSLIPGDNQITITGAEPGDATVVRVTYVPRYLSYSGG